In Sandaracinaceae bacterium, the genomic window GGGCGAGGCCACCACCGAGCGCGGGCTCAAGAAGCGCCGTGGTCGCCCCGCCACTCACGCGGGCGAGCAGCTGCCCATGGTCACGTCCGCCGCCGAAGCGGCGCCCCTGCGCGGGTCGGAGGACTCAGAGGACTCGGAGGACTCGGAGGACCACGACCAAGGCCACCACGAGCCGCACGAGCAAGCCGCCGAGTAGGCGCATCGGCGCGGCGTTCTTCTCGGGGAGGCTTGACCAAATGGCGCACAACCTCTAACCACGCGGCTCATGAGCCTCCAAGCGGTCATCGACTGGTTCCTGCCCAAAGAAGACCACTTCTTCACGTTCCTCGAGCGGCAGGCCAACCTGGCGCACGAGTGCGCCACCGCCCTCCTCCGCTTCCGTGAGGCTCACGTCACGGCCGCGGAGGTGCGCGAGGCCGTGCAGGTCATCGAGCACACCGCCGACGGAGTCCTGTTCGAGATGGAAGACGCTCTCGCGCGCACCTTCGTGACGCCGCTGGACCGCGAGGACCTGCACCTCCTGGCCACCGAGCTGGACGACATCATCGACATGATGAACCACGCCGCGCGCGTCTGCGTGCTCTACGGCGTGGAGCGCCCCACCGAGCCCATGGTCAACCTCATCGAGACGCTGGAGAAGTGCGCGGGCGTCCTGGCGCGCACCATGCCCGCGCTGCGCAAGCGCCAGTACGGGAAGCTCATCGAAGAGTCCCGCAACCTGCGCGCGCTCGAGAAGGAGGGCGACACCATCTTCCGCGCTGCGGTCAGCAAGCTCTTCCACGACCCCAGCGTCGAGGCCAAGGTGCTGCTCCGCGAGAAGGAGGTGCTCGACGGGCTCGAGAACGCCGTGGACCGCTTCGACCGCGTCGCCCACACGCTACGCAACCTTGCAGTCAAGCATGGTTAGCCTGCTCATCG contains:
- a CDS encoding DUF47 family protein, whose translation is MSLQAVIDWFLPKEDHFFTFLERQANLAHECATALLRFREAHVTAAEVREAVQVIEHTADGVLFEMEDALARTFVTPLDREDLHLLATELDDIIDMMNHAARVCVLYGVERPTEPMVNLIETLEKCAGVLARTMPALRKRQYGKLIEESRNLRALEKEGDTIFRAAVSKLFHDPSVEAKVLLREKEVLDGLENAVDRFDRVAHTLRNLAVKHG